ACAGTTATCCATATAAGTTGAATACATTTACACTGAAAAGAAGATTATGTACAcccaaaaatgtaaaatttcagCTTACCAGGGACTTGAAAGTAAATAGAACTAGGCCATTAGTATTAAAAATCTGAAGGCCTATGTAAGAGAGATGTTAAGGGCCCCTTAGAGTCAACATAATAATTACTTGAGCTCCTACCAGTTATTTTCTATTCTTTAACTCAGGGACACACTTCAGGGGTCTCCGTGACAAAATTTCACATAGGCACTCCAAGGAAAAGAGAAGTACACTTTGTACTTGAATCATATCCAAAATTTAGCATATTCATTAAGTCAAAGCCTAATATTAGGTGATCTTTTGTCATGTCTAAAGAAAGGTTCAAGTTGAAGATTGAATTTAGGTATCATGGTCTTGTCCAGTCAGTCAAAACTGCCATTATTTACAGCTCTGCAATCCTTTGGAGAGTtgaaaaactcaattaaaagGGTTTCTTGCATGAGAAAAGAAGGGTCAAAATCCCACCTTTGGACACTACATGAAGACCATTTTAATGTTTACATGAATTCGGCACCAccaatacatacatacatacatacataaatacatcTACATCGATTTAAAAGGTTCAAGCAAAATGGTTCTGTAAAGAcattaattcaagaaaataaaaatcatttcatCAGTTACATCAATcgtccaaaaatttaaaaaaaaaaaattccaatacTAAAACCAGCATCTCCATTCTTCAGTTTGCCTTAAGATCACAATTTACTATTAAATAACAAACCAGCAAGATATTTTATCACCCTTTTCTTGCCTAGTAAAAGCAATTTTCTATTTTGAAACCTTGTCTTCTCAAAGTGTTGCAAACTTATAACTTAGTGCAAATAAATGCACCGAAGATGTCAACACAAATAGTCAATCAAAGCCTGAAAGGAATAGCCTTTAACTAAAATCTGAACCTCCTACTACctattaaaattcaaatcctTCATTACAATTAATCCTCCAAATTACAATCATTATGCAACTAAATACATAAACGCCTTCAATACGAAAACCAAATAACAAacaatatattgaaataataaaatagacaaaaacCTCTAAGAACTTCGATTCTTGCTCAACACGCTTGAGTTCCGCCAGAAAACGATGCCTTCCCGTGGTGTCAGTTGTTCCTCCTCTCGAAGCCGCAGCCGCTGCTGCATGTTCATCGATCGACGACGCCGTTTCACCATCCATTGTCGTTGACAACCAACTCATTCCAAGCTGAAGCTCAAGTTGATCATCTTCGTTTGGAGTTCTCAACTTTTAATTCAGTTCCAAACTAAACAGAGCATTTACAATTACAGATCTAACTCTCAACAGTCCGTACAAGTTTTGATTCTTTTACCCGCAGGATATACTAATGACTTTTCTCGGGAAAAAgctgtttttcttttctaaaaaaaaaaattattattttttaaatcgaattatttttttcagtctataattaatttcaaaattaccaaAAGGCACCCGCAATATTTGAAGGGTTTTATTatccaattaaattatatacctaAATAATTACacgttattatataaatatgaattattttattttaatttttaattattcaattatataataatatattattatttatagaaaaaattatacccataatttatatttttttaattatttacacataacaattttgttatttcggtttttaaactaaaattttaatcatttttaaattgttaagtGTCATCTAATAATtagttatttgttttaatttaaaaaaaatacgtACATTACTATGAATTTGTTTaggatataaaataatttagattaattaaatattgtcaATTTTCGTTTGGCGAAAAAACATCGAAACGGCATTGCGTTTGCTGTATAGCGGTAAAAGTTATGGCAATATTATCCAAGTTCTTTCGTCTCTAATAATCATTTTCGTTAAAAgcttattcccacccatggattataaattttaaagacaataaaattatgtacctaattaataatatattataatataattaaatattattttatatttaatttttaattatttaatcataaagtgacatattatcatttgtgtatataacattactcatttaaaatttaaatatttactcattaattactaaaattaataaaatatgttaatattaaagatataattgtcatttaattagtaaaattaaaaaaaaattatctcatttctctgtcttagttttaaaatatcacaatttttctaaacctaagttttaaaaagatatatatttttccaCTTTTTTCAGCCACCGAAATCTAACCTATAGGCCCTGTTCTGTAGCCTAGTCTCTCTACCTCCTGACACTCTCTCTCTTTGACTAGTTGCTCTTCCATCTTTATGAATCAATTGCatctttgtcatgcatctccacATTTTTGCATGAAGATGAAGAGCCTGATCCAACATGAACTAAAACATCAATTGATTTGCAAACATGGGTTGACAAAGATGCACAACAACAAAATTGCATAAAATGCCAATTCTGAGACGAAGATTTaatcaatttgatgaaaatgcaaCCGATTCGTGGAGATGAAAGATGCAAAAGATCAAAGGGAGAGAGATTGGGTTGAAGAAGATAGTTTGTCGATTGGATTTTGATGAtcgaaaaatataaaaaagaaaaataacttttaaagggaaaaatgtaacttttcaaaacttaagttaTAAAGTTATTATGAGTCTTTAATTTTAaggtagaaaaataaaataaaatttatttttttaattttattgattaaataataattatatttttaattataataaatttattaatttttaagatttaagagAGGGTTTTACAATAGACTAAATTGGGGTATTTAGAGGTGTTGATGCGCCGGGCTGGCTCAAGCTCGGCCCATCGGGCTAATGGGTTGGGTCGAGCCGAGCCTGAAGCCCAAACAGTAATGAGCTTTCGGATCGATCcgacccattaatatataaaagccCAAGACCCGATCCATATAAAAATGGGTCTTAAATGGGTCGGGTTagactttaaatatttttaaaaaattatttaaaatttttaaacacaaattattaaaaccgaagacAGTActcagaatattttatttataatctctcatttatgAAGGAGGAATATCgtagttacatgatgaaaaatattataaattataacatagtataaattaattaatttacatactgtataaattataaaacataaataaatatatactatgataatattcaaatggattgaattcatttgatacttgatctatttgtaatattttgtaatgataaaataaaaaaaaaaaaattataaacacaaagaattattttatgaatccagatattttctgaaagacaattgataagagaaaatgagattaaaaatataatgaaataattgagattgaaaaatttgtaaatgaaagtgaaaataaagaaaaattgaatgagtttatatataaaaaaaattaattaataaaaaaaaatgaagggcAGAAGCCTTGGCTTCCCTCTACCTAACAAGGCTTCTGTCTTGCGACAGAAGGCTCAAGGccagcaaaaataaaaatataaaaaattatttttaagcaGTATTGCGCCGGGCCGGGCTAACCCataggcttaatattaaagcctgAGGCACGGCCCAATAGACCTAGTCCGACATGTTACAGTATCAAACTGGGTTTTCTCATATCATgctttttttatgtttcataTCAAACCTCCATTCGACCCAACCCAATTAACGTGTCTAGGGGTAATGGTAGGTCTTTTGGCcaactacttttattattattaggcgGAGACTGGAATAACAACAATTTGACTTTTGGGAGGGGAGGCGTCGAcctcaaagaaaattttaattaattaatttttgatattgaATTCTTGACGGCTCCTCCCAAGTACCATTCGCTCCTGTCTTTTCCTGTTTTCCTCTAAGCTGATccatataattaaaagaaatgtgAAGCAAGGcgtgtgtttttttatttaagtgaaAGAGTACAGACATTAAAGTCAATAAAACCCCCTTTTGAGTATGAAGGTATAGCAAAAAGCGgtaaaaagagagaagaaatagATGCACCAGTCCATAACAGAACACTTGAAAAGGCAACCAAATCCTTAACTAAATTTTGCTTTACAATTCAAGCCATTTGAACCTCACCTTTAGGCCCAGCAGGGAAATCTTCAGCTCCATAAATTGAGTTAAGCCTTGACTCATATTTCTCCCCATCTCCCCACAATGCATAAGCTTCCTCTCCATGGATTGCATCATCTCCAATCTGTAATTCTTCATCACTCAATCTCAATGGAACCAGCATCCTAATCAACAAACATATCAAACTTGTAACCACCACATTCACACCAATTATAAACACAATTCCTAGCAATTGTATGCCCAGTTGTTTGAACCCTGCCTTTGTACGCCTGCTTTCAAGACCATAAAATAGACCTATGTAATGTTGCCAATCCGTTACCGAATAGAATAAGCGACATAGTTTTGGGTTGGCGAAGAAGCCGGTGAGGATCCCCCCAAGGCTGCCAGCGACCGCGTGGGTGTGAAACACTGCCATGGTGTCATCTACTTGCTTCAACAGCCAGATTTTCTTGTGAAGTACCATCATTGTGTACCATGGAATACTGCCTGACAGAACTCCCATTAAGATGGCTGCCCATCCTTGTACAACTCCTGTTTGACAacgtgattttgaattaagtataaagtgatatttaatcacataatgacatatcatctatatatttaattatgtattcaaaactATAAGTAATGTTTTTTGGTACCTGCAGCAGGGGTGATGCATACCAAGCCTGTGATCATGCCCTGTGTGGCGCCAATGACAGAGGGCTTTCCAAAAAAAAGGATGTCGAGGAATAGCCAAGTGAGCAAGCTGGTGGCAGTGCAAACATGGGTGTTAAGAACGGCCAAAGATGCATCTGTGCTGACACTGTAAGGATCACCACCATTGAATCCTGTCCACCCCATCCACAGTAGACCTGCTCCGGCCAACATCAGAAGAATATTATTTGGTGGAAACCTTTCCCTATCCTTGCTGGTCCTTGGTCCAACCTGCAATCCGAaccaaaaaattattgaatcaaatacCGAAAAAATAAAGCTAAATGATTAAAAGAAATCAGTTATTATGGTTAACTTGCTCACCCAGAAAGCTGCAGTGAATCCAGCAACACCAGAAGACAAATGAATCACATAACCTCCTGAATAATCAATAATTCCTTTCTTCGCCAACCAGCCATCCGGGTACCAAATACTATAAGCACCAATTGTGTAAGAAAATGTGACCCAAAGTGGCACAAATAGCATCCAAGCATGAAAGTTCATTCGCCCAATCAAGGCCCCGGCGATGAGGATCAAAGTAATTGCAGCAAACACAAATTGGAAATAAATCATAGTTGCATTCGGCAAGTAGCCCATAAACGCCCGGTCCAGAAGAAACTCCTCGTTCAAGGAAACATCAGGCCTTCCCATAAAacgaatatttttttttccgaATGACATCTGATATCCCCATCCAACCCAACAAATCAGCACCGCTGCAAAAGCGTAGAGCGCCATAAAGGCCGAGTTCACTGCCCATTTCTTTTTCACTATGCTGCCGTATAAAATGACCAGCCCCGGCACGCTCTGCATACCCACAAGAGTTGCAGCCGTCAGTTGCCATGCGTTGTCGCCTTTGTTCAACCAAGGCGGGCTAGCATCGTCTGGTTGCAGGTTCGGTGGCAGCGACATTTTGATGTTTTCAACTTCAGgcgaaattttgaatgaaagaaATGACGATGTTGGTGACTATATAGCGAAACTTCGTGGGCGGAGAGGTTTTAGAACATGTTGTAACATGCCTAGATTCTGTCACTTTCTTGTAAATTGGTGGTTTGGAATGAATACAAGCTGGCTTTGGTTATGAAATTTATGGTTTCCGcttgaattttattgttttggagAAGTGGGGTTTTGTCATCTTGgggaagaaaatttaaattggaGATGAAGATGTGCGGAGAATCCAATTGCATATTTAAGCACTGGAATTGTCGTCAAGAAAATGGTAACTTTTATTGGTTTTTGATTGATACTTACAAAGGAGGAATTGTCCAATGATTGGGATAATTTGAGATTATTAATGTCACAGATTCAGGAATCAGCTTTATTGATGGATATGATTGGTGAAGCGTTTATGTGAAAAACTGATCAAAGTCTTCTTAAACGCATATACTTCAGCTATGTGAAAACAGGATTGACATGACAATGGGAAATCCTAAGAGGGAagatgtttatttatttgatttgaagatGGAAATTAATTAGGTGAGTGATTCATTAAGTTAAGAGAGAACTGAAAGTCAGAACAAATGCAAGTAAGTGCAAAGACAGAGCAAATTTTTGCCTACTTCGACTGAGAGTTAACATAATCAAACCTAACAAGGAAAGTCTCCATCAAAGCACTGTAAAAAAGTGCAGCAAAAACAGAGTAAAATATCCAATAGAGCATAAAAAAAGAGGGCAAATTTTCAGTTTCCTGTAGAATCAGACTCCCTCTTACACTAAAGCCCCTCATATCAAAACTCACATCAGAGCTGCTGTTCCATCTATTTTCCCCTTTGACATAGAGTTTGCCAAAACTCATTTCTTCCTATTTGACCTTCTAAGAGGGGTAACACTCTTTGGTGTTGGTTAATTCTCTTGGACTTGGTCTTCACCCTTTTACAAAAGTGTTTGGTGACTTCCAATGGGAGCATCATCATCAGAAGAGTTAAAATGAACTACTGGATCAACTGAAGGAGATGACTGAGAGTTGGATTCAGAATTGTACTTCTAAGTTATCCCTTTATCTTCTTGAGTTGGTTGTGGAGGGTGAGCAACCTATTAAGCTTTTTCCTCCAAAACAGGTTCATTAGCTTCCTGTTCAGGTTCCTTTACACTTATTTTTCAACTTGAGTGCCAGTTTGAGGATCATCTTATGATTCCTCCAAAACTCCATGGAATAACTCTTCAATAACCATTTTCACCACAATTGTTTCAACCTTCTTCAGCCTAGAAATCATTGTAGCAATTACCTTACTCAACTCATTTAAATTTCCAAATATGTTTACTCTGCCAAGAATTTACTTTAATATCAAATCCAGATTCAGTAGATGGCTTAGcttgtggtggtggtggagttgAGGGAAACTTAAAAGAGTCTTTTTTTGTcactttcttaattttcaaattaaccTCACTCGGGAAAGCCTTTGGCTTGGTGACAACAAGAAGTTTATGAATCAAACATTAAAATGGTAGAATCTTGGACTTACTCTTCCTCAAGGCCACTTAAGGAATCTGTTCATAATTAAAGAGTCCTAAATTTACCATTTTCCCTATTCCTAATGCATGTAAGAATTGTGCTCTATCACTTCTCATAGTCAAATTGTGCCTGGATGGCATCCGGTTGATCAATGAGATCATAAACAACTTTTTATAGAAAGGAGTTAGATACATTGGTGCAGAGAATCAGTTTTTGGCCATATTTTTTAACACCACCAGATAACAATTAAGCTTCCTTAGCAAGGTTCTACCATGTTGGGAATTGAGGATTGGTAACCTAAGGCAAATCTAGAGCAACCATAGCATTAGGactaagggtgcgtttggttgagggaatttattattaccttggtaatctatcttttattcctttgtttggtttgtcagtaataaaagattacagtaatcttctattaccaatgctgacgtgacaggtaatataggtggtaatctgattaccaccttcaccttaggtatttaaagattactggggtaatcttgagtttattatagaaaaattattatttattaattttttgagataaaaataaaatttatttttaattaatatgacaaataatataaaaaatatttaaaaataattatattcaagggcatttaagtaaaataatttactagtaatcttttattacctttaaccaaatacaataattatttatacttatcaaattttatcaaacatagtaatcatttatacccagtaatcttataagtaatttatcttcaaggtaatctttctattttagtaatcaaacattacccaaagcAAACGCCCCCTAAAGGGTACATAATTTCCTCTATAGACTGACCAAAATGTGGTCCAAAGTtctcaataattttttcaaatttgcataaaatttttgaactaaAGTACGAGAGAGGACCATCAATTGTTCCACAATTTTCAACCAACCCCTAAATACTAACTAGGTATTAAAGTAAGTCTATAAAGTCataaaaagagtaatattatatgtgcatattttagacacacaaatatatatatacttatatatattatcataagattaaattattaattcaaaatcattcaatcatgtgatgacacatataaatatatatatatttgtatatctaaaatagatatatatagttttatagtttatttCTTCGTAACAAACTAATTTTTAacgaattttaaattttattttttagttcaCAGATTAGATTAAGGAATATCACTtggttaataaaaatatttatgttttaaagcataatatatatatatatatatattctgtgCCGAACATTCTCTGCTTCTTCGATGGGCCACACGTAGTGAATGAAGCCAATCGCAAGTAAGTCTAAAAGTGAGGTGGCAGGCGTTTTTGGTTTTGGTGGGCTCATTGCTCacgttatttatttttgttttcttgtattAATGGAGTTATGGTAATTTATCCTCTCCTTCCAGAACGGCAAAACCAGAACCACTACTTTTTGTAGAAGTAGACAACTCTCACACAAAACCCTCCTCTGTT
Above is a genomic segment from Mangifera indica cultivar Alphonso chromosome 3, CATAS_Mindica_2.1, whole genome shotgun sequence containing:
- the LOC123211137 gene encoding ammonium transporter 2 member 5-like, encoding MSLPPNLQPDDASPPWLNKGDNAWQLTAATLVGMQSVPGLVILYGSIVKKKWAVNSAFMALYAFAAVLICWVGWGYQMSFGKKNIRFMGRPDVSLNEEFLLDRAFMGYLPNATMIYFQFVFAAITLILIAGALIGRMNFHAWMLFVPLWVTFSYTIGAYSIWYPDGWLAKKGIIDYSGGYVIHLSSGVAGFTAAFWVGPRTSKDRERFPPNNILLMLAGAGLLWMGWTGFNGGDPYSVSTDASLAVLNTHVCTATSLLTWLFLDILFFGKPSVIGATQGMITGLVCITPAAGVVQGWAAILMGVLSGSIPWYTMMVLHKKIWLLKQVDDTMAVFHTHAVAGSLGGILTGFFANPKLCRLFYSVTDWQHYIGLFYGLESRRTKAGFKQLGIQLLGIVFIIGVNVVVTSLICLLIRMLVPLRLSDEELQIGDDAIHGEEAYALWGDGEKYESRLNSIYGAEDFPAGPKGEVQMA